The Euphorbia lathyris chromosome 2, ddEupLath1.1, whole genome shotgun sequence genome includes a window with the following:
- the LOC136218026 gene encoding UDP-glucosyltransferase 74AE2-like isoform X2, with amino-acid sequence MGSEEIAAETQIIAIPLPFQGHFSPMLQFSNRLASKGFKVTLLYISQTEITKSPNNISVNVEFISENIEKNDDFFQKLEDTISRELPEIVAKLSNSGYRVSCVVYDSLLPGVLEIAKKIGIAGAPLFTMSCSVNKICETAYKGKLNVPVEQTPVLIDGLPPLDIFDLPSFFFDYRTTLEFLRNQFMNISDADWVFFNTFDGLENKLEVVLILFQ; translated from the exons ATGGGGAGTGAGGAAATAGCAGCAGAAACTCAAATCATAGCGATCCCTTTGCCTTTCCAAGGCCACTTTAGCCCAATGCTTCAATTCTCAAACAGACTTGCTTCCAAAGGATTCAAAGTTACTCTACTTTACATCTCTCAAACCGAGATTACCAAATCCCCAAATAATATTTCTGTCAATGTCGAATTCATTTCtgaaaatatagaaaaaaatgaTGACTTTTTTCAGAAATTGGAGGATACCATTTCGAGGGAATTACCTGAAATTGTTGCAAAACTCAGTAACTCCGGCTACCGAGTTAGTTGCGTGGTTTATGACTCGTTGTTGCCTGGGGTGTTAGAGATAGCTAAAAAGATTGGGATTGCTGGAGCTCCACTTTTCACCATGTCTTGTTCTGTTAATAAGATATGCGAAACAGCATACAAAGGGAAGCTTAATGTTCCCGTTGAGCAAACACCTGTATTAATAGATGGTTTGCCTCCACTTGATATCTTTGATCTACCCAGTTTCTTTTTCGACTACCGAACCACCTTAGAGTTCCTGCGTAATCAGTTCATGAATATTTCTGATGCTGATTGGGTTTTTTTCAACACCTTCGACGGCTTGGAAAACAAG CTGGAAGTGGTTTTGATCCTATTTCAGTAA
- the LOC136218026 gene encoding UDP-glucosyltransferase 74AE2-like isoform X1 has protein sequence MGSEEIAAETQIIAIPLPFQGHFSPMLQFSNRLASKGFKVTLLYISQTEITKSPNNISVNVEFISENIEKNDDFFQKLEDTISRELPEIVAKLSNSGYRVSCVVYDSLLPGVLEIAKKIGIAGAPLFTMSCSVNKICETAYKGKLNVPVEQTPVLIDGLPPLDIFDLPSFFFDYRTTLEFLRNQFMNISDADWVFFNTFDGLENKQSRIGACIFSWHI, from the exons ATGGGGAGTGAGGAAATAGCAGCAGAAACTCAAATCATAGCGATCCCTTTGCCTTTCCAAGGCCACTTTAGCCCAATGCTTCAATTCTCAAACAGACTTGCTTCCAAAGGATTCAAAGTTACTCTACTTTACATCTCTCAAACCGAGATTACCAAATCCCCAAATAATATTTCTGTCAATGTCGAATTCATTTCtgaaaatatagaaaaaaatgaTGACTTTTTTCAGAAATTGGAGGATACCATTTCGAGGGAATTACCTGAAATTGTTGCAAAACTCAGTAACTCCGGCTACCGAGTTAGTTGCGTGGTTTATGACTCGTTGTTGCCTGGGGTGTTAGAGATAGCTAAAAAGATTGGGATTGCTGGAGCTCCACTTTTCACCATGTCTTGTTCTGTTAATAAGATATGCGAAACAGCATACAAAGGGAAGCTTAATGTTCCCGTTGAGCAAACACCTGTATTAATAGATGGTTTGCCTCCACTTGATATCTTTGATCTACCCAGTTTCTTTTTCGACTACCGAACCACCTTAGAGTTCCTGCGTAATCAGTTCATGAATATTTCTGATGCTGATTGGGTTTTTTTCAACACCTTCGACGGCTTGGAAAACAAG CAAAGTAGAATAGGAGCATGCATCTTCTCCTGGCATATATGA
- the LOC136218026 gene encoding UDP-glucosyltransferase 74AE2-like isoform X3, whose amino-acid sequence MGSEEIAAETQIIAIPLPFQGHFSPMLQFSNRLASKGFKVTLLYISQTEITKSPNNISVNVEFISENIEKNDDFFQKLEDTISRELPEIVAKLSNSGYRVSCVVYDSLLPGVLEIAKKIGIAGAPLFTMSCSVNKICETAYKGKLNVPVEQTPVLIDGLPPLDIFDLPSFFFDYRTTLEFLRNQFMNISDADWVFFNTFDGLENK is encoded by the exons ATGGGGAGTGAGGAAATAGCAGCAGAAACTCAAATCATAGCGATCCCTTTGCCTTTCCAAGGCCACTTTAGCCCAATGCTTCAATTCTCAAACAGACTTGCTTCCAAAGGATTCAAAGTTACTCTACTTTACATCTCTCAAACCGAGATTACCAAATCCCCAAATAATATTTCTGTCAATGTCGAATTCATTTCtgaaaatatagaaaaaaatgaTGACTTTTTTCAGAAATTGGAGGATACCATTTCGAGGGAATTACCTGAAATTGTTGCAAAACTCAGTAACTCCGGCTACCGAGTTAGTTGCGTGGTTTATGACTCGTTGTTGCCTGGGGTGTTAGAGATAGCTAAAAAGATTGGGATTGCTGGAGCTCCACTTTTCACCATGTCTTGTTCTGTTAATAAGATATGCGAAACAGCATACAAAGGGAAGCTTAATGTTCCCGTTGAGCAAACACCTGTATTAATAGATGGTTTGCCTCCACTTGATATCTTTGATCTACCCAGTTTCTTTTTCGACTACCGAACCACCTTAGAGTTCCTGCGTAATCAGTTCATGAATATTTCTGATGCTGATTGGGTTTTTTTCAACACCTTCGACGGCTTGGAAAACAAG TAA
- the LOC136220555 gene encoding UDP-glycosyltransferase 74E2-like, giving the protein MSENQMEEIASGLKSSNHYFLWIVRESEFKTLPSNFVEETSEKGLVVSWCHQLEVLSHKSIGCFVTHCGWNSTMESLSLGVPMVGMPQWSDQTTNAKFIADVWEVGVRVKIDGEERMVKKEEIERCIREVMEGEKSKEIRKNSEKWKKLAKEAIDEGGTSDRNIQEFVAKMML; this is encoded by the coding sequence ATGTCAGAAAATCAAATGGAGGAAATAGCAAGCGGTTTAAAAAGCAGCAACCATTATTTCTTATGGATAGTAAGAGAATCAGAATTTAAAACACTTCCAAGCAATTTTGTGGAAGAAACGTCAGAAAAAGGTCTAGTTGTGAGCTGGTGTCATCAGCTAGAGGTTCTGTCCCATAAATCTATAGGTTGTTTTGTGACTCATTGTGGGTGGAATTCAACAATGGAATCGTTGAGTTTGGGAGTCCCAATGGTGGGAATGCCACAATGGTCTGATCAAACAACTAATGCTAAATTTATTGCTGATGTGTGGGAGGTTGGGGTTAGGGTTAAGATAGATGGTGAAGAAAGAATGGTTAAAAAGGAAGAAATTGAAAGGTGTATAAGGGAAGTTATGGAAGGGGAGAAATCTAAGGAAATTAGAAAGAATTCTGAGAAATGGAAGAAACTGGCTAAAGAAGCCATTGATGAAGGTGGGACTTCTGATAGAAACATTCAAGAATTTGTGGCAAAAATGATGCTTTGA